The following proteins are co-located in the Apium graveolens cultivar Ventura chromosome 5, ASM990537v1, whole genome shotgun sequence genome:
- the LOC141724526 gene encoding GDSL esterase/lipase At1g28570-like: MASCSCFTFREAVAINLIILIAVAPILRIACELSSCEPGFKSIISFGDSLADTGNKLRLSNINNPTVAALPPYGQTYFHAQTGRCSDGRLIIDFLAQYLGLPLVTPYIGSKISSFDGGVNFAVAGATALDQPFFEERGVYIPVWNGSLWTQLSWFKDLLPSLCQTISDCDELFQRSLFVVGEIGGNDYNHALLAGVSMEVVETFVSPVVDAIVSTVNELLDMGAMTLVVPGNFPIGCSAAYLTTFMTNATIKDYDPQTGCLNWLNDFAMQHNAVLKTALARIQESHPHANIIYADYYNAAMQLFLSPYKFGFSKGAITACCGGNGPYHYNSTAMCGQPLSTVCEDSSVYVNWDGLHLTEAAYSFIFQDLFQGSHTIPPFSSLCAAASHPQYL, encoded by the exons AtggcttcttgttcttgtttTACTTTCCGGGAAGCTGTAGCTATAAATTTGATCATTTTGATAGCAGTAGCTCCAATTCTAAGAATTGCATGCGAATTATCGTCGTGTGAACCTGGGTTCAAATCTATCATAAGCTTTGGTGACTCCCTGGCTGATACAGGAAACAAGCTTCGGCTCTCCAACATAAACAACCCAACGGTCGCTGCCTTGCCACCTTATGGCCAAACTTACTTTCACGCCCAAACCGGTCGTTGCTCCGATGGTCGCCTCATTATCGACTTCCTCG CTCAATACCTAGGACTTCCATTGGTAACTCCGTATATAGGGAGCAAGATATCAAGTTTTGATGGCGGAGTGAATTTTGCAGTGGCCGGAGCCACGGCGCTGGACCAGCCATTCTTCGAGGAGAGAGGAGTTTATATTCCTGTATGGAATGGTTCCCTATGGACTCAGTTGAGTTGGTTCAAGGATTTGTTACCATCTCTTTGCCAAACTATCTCTG ATTGTGACGAACTATTTCAAAGGAGTCTGTTTGTTGTGGGAGAGATTGGAGGCAATGACTATAATCACGCATTGCTAGCCGGCGTGAGCATGGAAGTGGTTGAAACCTTTGTATCACCCGTCGTCGATGCCATTGTCTCAACTGTCAAT GAGCTATTAGATATGGGGGCTATGACATTAGTAGTCCCTGGAAACTTCCCAATTGGATGCTCAGCAGCTTATTTGACAACTTTTATGACTAATGCAACTATCAAAGATTATGATCCGCAGACAGGCTGCCTGAATTGGTTAAACGATTTTGCTATGCAGCATAATGCTGTACTTAAGACCGCCTTGGCTCGAATTCAAGAGTCTCATCCTCATGCCAACATTATATATGCCGACTACTACAATGCTGCGATGCAACTTTTTCTCAGTCCATACAAATTCG GATTTAGCAAGGGAGCTATAACAGCATGTTGTGGAGGAAATGGACCATATCATTACAATTCAACTGCAATGTGTGGACAACCGTTGTCTACTGTTTGTGAGGATTCTTCTGTGTATGTTAACTGGGATGGTTTGCACTTAACGGAAGCTGCATACAGCTTTATATTTCAAGATTTGTTTCAAGGATCGCATACAATTCCTCCTTTTAGTTCCTTGTGTGCAGCAGCATCACACCCACAGTATCTATAA